The genomic window TCCATGCACATGCTGCGTGAACCCTTGATCAAGATAGTGCCATTGTTGTCAGCGCCGGCGCCTAGCGCATCGTGCAAGGCCTCGACTAACGCGGCGTGCGAATCGAAGTGCGCCGCACCCGTGCCGAACGCATCGGCCGCGGCCTGACTTAGTGCGCCCAGCGCGAACAATCGCGCCACGCCCGCGTCGCGCGCCAGTTCGCCCACCATCCGGTGCAGCGCTTCGCCGCTGGCGCCGAGTTCGGCCATATCGCCCAGCACCAACCAGTGCGCGCCCGGCTGCGCAACAAGCACCTCCAGCGCCGCCGCGAACGAGCCGGGATTGGCGTTGTAGCTGTCGTCCAGCAGCCGCGCGCCGTGCATGCCGTCGCGCGGCACCAGACGGCCGCGAACCTGCGTGATCTTTTCTAGGCCCGTCCGGATCGATGCGAGGCTCGCGCCGGCGGCAATCGCCACCGCCGCGGCGGCCAGCGCGTTGCGGACGTTATGTCGGCCAGGCAGCGATAGCCGGATTTTTATGTCGCCCGCGGGTGTGGTCACATGCAAGTCCTGCTCATCGATACTGCGCGCACTCACGTCAGCCTTAGCATCGAGGCCGAACGTCAGACACTTTCGCGCCCCCACCCGCGAACGCCAGTAATCCGCGTACGCATCATCGGCGTTGATCACAGCGGCGCCGTCGTCGCCGAGGCCAGCGAAGATTTCACCCTTGGCTCTGGCCACGCCCTCGATGCTGCCGAAGCCTTCCAGATGCGCGGCGGCGGCGTTAATGACCAGCGCGATATCGGGATCGATGATGGCGGTCAGGACGGCGATCTCGCCCGGATGATTGGCGCCCATCTCCACCACCGCAAAGGCATGGTTCGGGCGCATCGACAGAAGGGTCAGCGGTACGCCAATGTGATTGTTCAAATTTCCGCGGGTCGCCAGCACCTCGCCTTCTTGCTTAAGAATCGCGGCGATCATTTCCTTGACAGTGGTCTTGCCGTTGCTCCCCGTGAGGGCGACGACTGTCGCCTTAGACTGTCGGCGCCAAGCCGCCGAGAGACGCTGCAGGGCGGTGAGCGTGTCATCCACCACGATCCGCGGCAACGAGGTCCGCATTTCACACGCCACCAGCGCGCCGGCGGCCTGCGTCGGGTCCAGTTCCGCCACGAAGTCATGTCCGTCGAAGCGTGGCCCGGCGAGCGCCACGAACAGCTGCCCCGGCTGCAACGCACGGGTATCGGTCGTAACCGATGCGACCGCGGAGTCATCGCCGACCAATCGCCCCTGCGCGAGCCGCGCAATGTCGGAGAGTTGCAGCCAGCTCATGCCGGGGGCTCGCCCAGCACCATCGCGACGGTCTGGCTGTCGCTGAACGGACGCTGCTCAACGCCGATGATCTGCACCTGTTCATGACCCTTGCCGGCGACCAGCACGACGTCGCCTGCGCGCGCGGCTGCTACGGCGCCCGCGATCGCCTCGCTGCGGTCGTGGATCACGCGCACGGCGTCGGGCGCCGCAAAGCCAGTGAGAATATCGGCTGTGATACGCGCTGGCGGCTCGCCGCGCGGGTTGTCGTCCGTGACGATAATTGCGTCGGCATGCCGCTCCGCGACCTGCGCCATCAGCGGTCGCTTGCCCGCATCGCGGTCACCGCCGCAACCGAATACACACCACAAGCGCCCGGCGCAGTGCTCGCGCAGAGCAGTGAGCGCGTGGGTCAGCGCGGCGGGGGTGTGTGCGTAGTCCACCACCACCAGCGGCTGGCCCACAGTGCCGCGGACTTCCATCCGGCCGGGCGCGCCTCGCGTTTGATTAATCCGCGCAAGCGCCCGGGAGAGCGGCATATCCAGCGTGAGCAGCGCTGCCAGCGCGGCCAGCAGGTTGCTGACATTAAAGCGTCCCAGCAGCCGGCTTTCGATCATGCCGGTGCCCTGGGGCGTGCTTACGTTGAACGTCAGTCCGCCGCGCCTGGCCCTGATGCCGGTCGCGCGCACGCTGCGGTCGTCTGGCAGAGGCGATGCGCCGATACCGTAACCCATGGTGTTCACCGAAAGCGGCAGCGCGGCGGCCAGCGCAGCGCCGAACGCGTCATCGGTATTGAGTACCGCGTGGCGTAATCCGGGCATTGAAAACAGCCGCCGCTTGGCGGTCGCGTAGGCGCCGTGGTTCCGGTGGTAATCGAGATGGTCGCGCGTGAGATTGGTGAGGATTGCCATGTCCAGCGCCACCGCGTCAAGACGGTATTGCGCGAGCGCGTGCGAGGAGGCTTCCATAACCGTCGCGGCGGCGCCTTGCGCGCGCTGACACGCCAACTCGGCGTGCAGTCTGAGCGCGTCCGGCGTGGTATGCGCGCCGGGCACGAGATGGCCGTACATGCCATAGCCCAAGGTACCGATGAGGCCACAACCGCGCCACGGAGCATCCAGCGCCTGTGCCAGAAAGTGACTGACTGAAGTCTTGCCGTCGGTGCCGGTCACGGCGATTGCGGTCATGCCGCGTGAGGGATGTCCGAAGAAGCGATCGGCCACCATGCCCAGCCGCCGCGCCAGCTCGTCCACGGCGATCACGGGCACAGACGCCGGCGCCGGCGGCGCGATGCCAGGCGCCGGTTCCCAGACAACGGCGGCGGCGCCTTTGGCTAGCGCTTCATCCAGATACCGCAGGCCATGCGTGCGCGTTCCGGCCAGCGCCACGAACAGGTCGCCAGGCCTGACATCCTGCGCGTGATTGCACAAACCCCGGATCGGCACGTTCTGCGCGGCTGGCACCGTGGCGACTCGATCCAGCAGAGCCACGAGCGGATAGCCGGGCTCTGATCGCTGCTCAGGCATCATTGGGCGTGATCCTCGGTGCCGGCGGTGTATGGGCCTGCAGATGTGGCAGGTCGTCCGGTCGCACGTCAAGCAGCCGCAGCGCGCCCGCCATGATGCGCGAGAACACCGGTGCGGCCACCTGACCACCGAAATAGGCGCCGTCGCCCGGCTCATCGATCACCACCACCGATACTAGCGCCGGCTCGCTGGCCGGCGCCATACCGGCGAAGATCGAAACATAGCGATCCCGCGCATAACCGCTCGCGATGGGCTTGTGCACGGTGCCGGTCTTGCCCGCGATCCGGTACCCTTCGATGCTCGCCATCGGTGCGGTGCCGCCTACGCTGACCACGCCTTCCAGCATGCCGCGCAGACGCCGCGCGGTAGATACACTCATCGCGCGCTTCCGCGCCGTAATCTCGCGCGCGGCCGTGTACGAAATGTAGGGCAGCAGACCGTCGGCTGCGATGGCGGAGTAGGCGCGCGCGATCTGCAGCGGCGTGGTGGCAAGGCCGTAACCGAACGCCAACGTGGCGCGTTCAACATGGCCCCAACCCTGATAACTGCTCAGCGCGCCGGCCGCCTCGCCCGGAAAACCGGACTCGGTCAATGCTCCGAAACCGACGCGCCGATAGCTTTCCCACAAGCTGGCGGGCGCCAGCGACAGCGCGATCTTGGTAGCGCCCACATTGCTGGATTTGCGGATCACGCCGGCCAGGCTCAGTGCGCCGTAATCGTGTTCATCCTGGATCGTGTGTCCACCCACCATATACCAGCCGGGCGATGTCTCGATCATCGTGTCCGTTCCATAACGGCCGCTCTGGATCGCCGCCGCGATCACGAACGGCTTGATCGTGGAACCAGGCTCCAGCACGTCGGTTACCGCCCGATTTCGGGTGCCCTCAGTGCTCAGGTTTTCGCGGTTATTGGGATTGAAAGAAGGCTGGTTGACCATCGCCAGCACCTCTCCGGTGCGCGGATCCAGCACCACAGCGGCGCCTGAGCGAGCGTGGTGCCGCGTCACGGCTGCCTTGAGTTCGCGATAGGCGAGATACTGGATACGACGGTCCAGGCTCAGGCGCAGATCCTTGCCCGGACTGGCGGCGCTGATCCGCTCCACATCTTCGACAATGCGGCCGAGGCGATCCTTGATGACGCGCTTGGCGCCGACTTCGGCGCGCAGCCAGTCGTCGAACGCAAGCTCCAGTCCTTCCTGGCCGGCATCGTCGACGTCCGTGAAGCCGAGCAGCTGCGAGGCGACCTCACCCATGGGGTAATACCGTCGGTATTCGCGCTGCAGATTGATACCGGGGATGACGAGCGCCATTGCACGCGCCGCGATCTCCGGATCGACCCTGCGCTTGATGTAGACAAATTCACGCGTGGCGCGCGCGGCAAGCTCCCGCACGATCTCGGCGGCGTCGATGCCGAGCATGGCGGCGAGCTTCGGCAGCTGTTCCCGCGCGGCCAGCGTCTCGCGCGGATTGGCCCAGATGGAATCGACCGGCGTGCTGATCGCAAGCGGCTCGCCGTGGCGGTCTAAGATCATGCCGCGGTGCGCGGGAATCGGCATCACCCGCAGATGGCGCGCATCGCCTTCGCCCAGCAGGAATTCGCGTTCCTGCAACTGCAAATACAGGGCGCGGCCGAGCAGCAGCACTACGCCAAGCCCCATCACGGCCAGCACCAGACAGCGTCGGCCGTTATAGCCGGGCATTTGCGCGGAGGGCCGGTAGCCGAGCGGATTCATGGCTGCACCGTGACGATTGAATCGAACTCTGGCAACTGCATGCGCAGGCGTTGCGCGGCGATGTTCTCGATCCGGCCGTGCGCCGCCCAGGTGCTCTGTTCGAGCTGCAAACGCCCCCATTGCGCGCTCAATTCATCGCGCTGCGTCTGTAATGCCTGCAGCTCGATGAACAGCTTGCGGTTCTGGTGCTTGCTGTAAACCACGCCCAGTGCGCTGACTAGCACTGCCGCGAACAAAAGGCAGAGCCACGTCGCGCCCCATTTCATGGCATGCGCTCGGCCACGCGCAGAACCGCGCTGCGCGAGCGCGGATTGCGCCTGCATTCTTCCGGCGAGGGCCGGATGACTTTGCCCAGTTTGCGCAGCATGCCCGCCGCCTGGCCGCCGGCGATGGGTAAACCGCGCGGACCTGCCGCGCCGCCGGCATGCTGACGGATGAAGCGCTTGACAATCCGGTCTTCCAGCGAGTGAAAGCTGATCACCGCCAGACGGCCAAAAGCGGCCAGCACGGCGAGGCTGCTTAAAAGTGCCTCGCTCAGCTCGTCCAGTTCGCGATTGATGAAGATGCGGATGGCCTGGAAGCTGCGCGTCGCCGGGTGCTTGTGCCGTTCACGCGTGGGCGAGGCGGCGACGATGAGATCGGCCAACTGCGTGGTCGTTTCGATTGGCGTGACGCGGCGCGCATCAACGATCGCCCGCGCGATGCGGCGGGCAAACCGCTCCTCTCCATACACCTTGAGTACCTCGGCGATTTCGGCCTCGCCCGC from Gammaproteobacteria bacterium includes these protein-coding regions:
- the murF gene encoding UDP-N-acetylmuramoyl-tripeptide--D-alanyl-D-alanine ligase produces the protein MSWLQLSDIARLAQGRLVGDDSAVASVTTDTRALQPGQLFVALAGPRFDGHDFVAELDPTQAAGALVACEMRTSLPRIVVDDTLTALQRLSAAWRRQSKATVVALTGSNGKTTVKEMIAAILKQEGEVLATRGNLNNHIGVPLTLLSMRPNHAFAVVEMGANHPGEIAVLTAIIDPDIALVINAAAAHLEGFGSIEGVARAKGEIFAGLGDDGAAVINADDAYADYWRSRVGARKCLTFGLDAKADVSARSIDEQDLHVTTPAGDIKIRLSLPGRHNVRNALAAAAVAIAAGASLASIRTGLEKITQVRGRLVPRDGMHGARLLDDSYNANPGSFAAALEVLVAQPGAHWLVLGDMAELGASGEALHRMVGELARDAGVARLFALGALSQAAADAFGTGAAHFDSHAALVEALHDALGAGADNNGTILIKGSRSMCM
- a CDS encoding penicillin-binding protein 2 → MPGYNGRRCLVLAVMGLGVVLLLGRALYLQLQEREFLLGEGDARHLRVMPIPAHRGMILDRHGEPLAISTPVDSIWANPRETLAAREQLPKLAAMLGIDAAEIVRELAARATREFVYIKRRVDPEIAARAMALVIPGINLQREYRRYYPMGEVASQLLGFTDVDDAGQEGLELAFDDWLRAEVGAKRVIKDRLGRIVEDVERISAASPGKDLRLSLDRRIQYLAYRELKAAVTRHHARSGAAVVLDPRTGEVLAMVNQPSFNPNNRENLSTEGTRNRAVTDVLEPGSTIKPFVIAAAIQSGRYGTDTMIETSPGWYMVGGHTIQDEHDYGALSLAGVIRKSSNVGATKIALSLAPASLWESYRRVGFGALTESGFPGEAAGALSSYQGWGHVERATLAFGYGLATTPLQIARAYSAIAADGLLPYISYTAAREITARKRAMSVSTARRLRGMLEGVVSVGGTAPMASIEGYRIAGKTGTVHKPIASGYARDRYVSIFAGMAPASEPALVSVVVIDEPGDGAYFGGQVAAPVFSRIMAGALRLLDVRPDDLPHLQAHTPPAPRITPNDA
- a CDS encoding UDP-N-acetylmuramoyl-L-alanyl-D-glutamate--2,6-diaminopimelate ligase, coding for MPEQRSEPGYPLVALLDRVATVPAAQNVPIRGLCNHAQDVRPGDLFVALAGTRTHGLRYLDEALAKGAAAVVWEPAPGIAPPAPASVPVIAVDELARRLGMVADRFFGHPSRGMTAIAVTGTDGKTSVSHFLAQALDAPWRGCGLIGTLGYGMYGHLVPGAHTTPDALRLHAELACQRAQGAAATVMEASSHALAQYRLDAVALDMAILTNLTRDHLDYHRNHGAYATAKRRLFSMPGLRHAVLNTDDAFGAALAAALPLSVNTMGYGIGASPLPDDRSVRATGIRARRGGLTFNVSTPQGTGMIESRLLGRFNVSNLLAALAALLTLDMPLSRALARINQTRGAPGRMEVRGTVGQPLVVVDYAHTPAALTHALTALREHCAGRLWCVFGCGGDRDAGKRPLMAQVAERHADAIIVTDDNPRGEPPARITADILTGFAAPDAVRVIHDRSEAIAGAVAAARAGDVVLVAGKGHEQVQIIGVEQRPFSDSQTVAMVLGEPPA
- the rsmH gene encoding 16S rRNA (cytosine(1402)-N(4))-methyltransferase RsmH, with the protein product MHATGESTHQPVLLEEALAALAIRPDGVYLDGTCGRGGHSAAILDQLDDTGRLIGMDKDPQAVQAVRTTFDADRRFSIEQGSFALMRLLTDRLGLTGKVNGILLDLGVSSPQLNDPERGFSFSKSGPLDMRMDATGGLTAARWLAQAGEAEIAEVLKVYGEERFARRIARAIVDARRVTPIETTTQLADLIVAASPTRERHKHPATRSFQAIRIFINRELDELSEALLSSLAVLAAFGRLAVISFHSLEDRIVKRFIRQHAGGAAGPRGLPIAGGQAAGMLRKLGKVIRPSPEECRRNPRSRSAVLRVAERMP
- the ftsL gene encoding cell division protein FtsL, whose protein sequence is MKWGATWLCLLFAAVLVSALGVVYSKHQNRKLFIELQALQTQRDELSAQWGRLQLEQSTWAAHGRIENIAAQRLRMQLPEFDSIVTVQP